In Silene latifolia isolate original U9 population chromosome 3, ASM4854445v1, whole genome shotgun sequence, a single window of DNA contains:
- the LOC141647360 gene encoding uncharacterized protein LOC141647360 — protein sequence MSESKTTFESARHWIVQHKLRTVGCLWLSGITGSIAYNWSRPTMKTSVRLIHARLHAQALTLAALVGAAAVEYFDHKNTPVKD from the exons ATGTCTGAATCAAAAACCACCTTTGAATCCGCTAGACATTGGATTGTCCAACACAAGCTTCGCACCGTCg GGTGTTTATGGTTGAGTGGAATTACTGGATCTATCGCTTACAATTGGTCTCGTCCCACCATGAAAACTAGCGTTCGATTAATTCATGCCAG GTTGCATGCCCAGGCCCTTACATTGGCTGCGCTGGTTGGAGCTGCAGCAGTTGAATATTTTGATCATAAAAACACACCAGTTAAAGATTGA
- the LOC141645986 gene encoding acetylajmalan esterase-like: MWYQRRTISTLVLSFIYVFVLVQHLCNAGKSGKLYIDGIYQLGDSLSDTGNLMLDSPKGTASICSRLPYGSSLSRHPTGRCSNGLLIIDFIAKAAGIPLVKPSLTRDEIFRHGESFAFAGATALTPDALKAKGITNPVTNSSFGLQSDYLWSHLEAICYNEQDCKQKLKNAIFIIGEVGRYDYYYALSQGKTFKDVNSMVVDVVHEIAQGVRKVVQSGASKVIVPGIFQLSQFPAFLSASSNNYRGLNSLSILHNNELQKAIQGLKKEQLDATIVYADYYSAFASLLKNAPRLGFNATSDLKNACCGTGGRYNYDPTKMCGTPGVSACSNPDGYVIWDGINLTENAYKYLAQWIISTTISRL; encoded by the exons ATGTGGTATCAAAGACGAACTATTTCGACGCTTGTGTTAAGCTTCATCTATGTCTTTGTGCTTGTGCAACATTTGTGCAATGCTGGAAAGTCCGGAAAGCTTTACATAGACGGGATATATCAGTTGGGTGATTCGTTGTCTGATACCGGGAATTTGATGCTGGATAGTCCGAAAGGAACCGCCTCTATATGCTCCCGTTTGCCATATGGATCTTCCTTGTCTCGCCACCCTACTGGCCGCTGCTCTAATGGACTTCTCATCATTGACTTCATTG CAAAGGCAGCGGGTATTCCGCTTGTCAAACCATCCTTAACCAGAGATGAGATATTCAGACACGGGGAAAGTTTCGCTTTTGCTGGGGCTACGGCATTGACACCAGATGCACTAAAAGCAAAGGGCATTACAAACCCTGTTACTAATTCATCTTTCGGCTTACAATCAGACTATCTTTGGTCACACCTCGAAGCCATTTGTTATAATGAGCAAG ATTGTAAGCAGAAGCTCAAGAATGCAATCTTCATTATTGGGGAAGTTGGAAGATATGATTATTATTATGCCCTTTCTCAAGGGAAAACATTTAAGGACGTCAATAGCATGGTGGTTGATGTTGTCCACGAGATAGCTCAAGGCGTACGG AAAGTCGTACAATCTGGAGCGTCCAAAGTAATTGTGCCAGGCATCTTCCAATTAAGCCAATTTCCCGCATTTCTCTCAGCATCTTCCAACAATTACAGGGGATTAAACAGCTTGTCAATCCTGCACAACAACGAGCTACAAAAGGCGATTCAAGGACTCAAAAAAGAACAACTGGATGCTACCATTGTCTACGCTGATTACTACAGCGCATTCGCGTCACTTTTAAAGAATGCTCCTCGTCTAG GATTCAATGCCACTTCTGATCTCAAGAATGCTTGTTGTGGAACCGGTGGACGATACAATTATGATCCCACTAAGATGTGTGGAACTCCTGGAGTCTCGGCTTGCTCCAATCCTGACGGCTACGTTATCTGGGACGGAATCAACTTGACTGAAAACGCGTACAAATACTTGGCTCAGTGGATTATTTCGACTACAATTTCTCGTTTGTGA
- the LOC141647361 gene encoding uncharacterized protein LOC141647361, whose product MVIPPPVRPPRIIEFLKPYVLKMHFTNKFVHAQVVHTPTATVAASASSQEKGLRSTMEITRDVAAAAKIGKILGERLLMKNIPAVSVFLKREQKYHGKIKAVIDNVRGAGVKLL is encoded by the coding sequence ATGGTTATCCCACCACCAGTCAGACCACCAAGAATCATCGAGTTTCTGAAGCCATACGTGCTGAAAATGCATTTCACAAACAAATTTGTTCATGCTCAAGTCGTCCATACACCAACAGCTACAGTTGCTGCTTCTGCAAGCTCTCAGGAAAAGGGCTTGAGATCAACCATGGAAATCACCCGAGATGTGGCTGCTGCTGCCAAAATAGGAAAGATTCTTGGTGAGCGCTTGCTGATGAAGAATATTCCTGCTGTTAGTGTCTTCTTGAAGAGAGAACAGAAGTATCACGGTAAGATCAAAGCTGTTATTGACAATGTGCGGGGTGCTGGAGTGAAATTGCTTTGA